Proteins encoded by one window of Enterobacter pseudoroggenkampii:
- the galT gene encoding galactose-1-phosphate uridylyltransferase — translation MTQFNPVDHPHRRFNPLSGQWILVSPHRAKRPWQGAQETPAKQTLPQHDPDCFLCPGNTRVTGDKNPDYKGTFVFTNDFAALMTDTPDAPESHDPLMRCESARGTSRVICFSPDHSKTLPELSVEALKEVVSTWQAQTAELGQTYPWVQVFENKGAAMGCSNPHPHGQVWANSFLPNEAEREDRLQKAYYAENGSPMLVDYTRRELADGSRTVVETEHWLAVVPYWAAWPFETLLLPKAHVQRITDLSDAQRDDLALALKKLTSRYDNLFQCSFPYSMGWHGAPFNGEENLHWQLHAHFYPPLLRSATVRKFMVGYEMLAETQRDLTAEQAAERLRAVSDVHYRESGV, via the coding sequence ATGACGCAATTTAATCCCGTCGATCATCCGCATCGTCGTTTTAACCCGTTAAGCGGGCAATGGATTTTGGTTTCTCCGCATCGCGCCAAGCGCCCCTGGCAGGGGGCGCAGGAAACGCCTGCGAAACAAACGCTGCCACAGCACGACCCAGACTGCTTCCTCTGTCCGGGCAACACGCGCGTCACCGGGGATAAAAACCCGGACTACAAAGGCACCTTCGTCTTCACCAACGATTTTGCCGCCCTGATGACCGACACCCCGGACGCGCCGGAAAGCCACGACCCGCTGATGCGCTGCGAAAGCGCGCGCGGAACCAGCCGCGTGATCTGCTTCTCCCCCGATCACAGCAAAACGCTGCCGGAGCTGAGCGTGGAAGCGCTGAAAGAGGTGGTAAGCACCTGGCAGGCGCAAACCGCCGAGCTGGGTCAAACTTACCCGTGGGTGCAGGTGTTCGAAAACAAAGGTGCGGCAATGGGCTGCTCTAACCCACATCCGCACGGCCAGGTCTGGGCGAACAGCTTCCTGCCTAACGAAGCCGAGCGTGAAGACCGTCTGCAAAAAGCGTATTACGCGGAAAACGGTTCCCCAATGCTGGTCGATTACACCCGCCGTGAGCTGGCCGACGGCAGCCGCACCGTGGTGGAAACCGAACACTGGCTGGCCGTCGTGCCTTACTGGGCTGCCTGGCCGTTTGAAACGCTGCTGCTGCCGAAAGCGCACGTACAGCGCATCACCGATCTCAGCGACGCGCAGCGTGACGACCTTGCTCTGGCGCTGAAAAAGCTGACCAGTCGTTACGACAACCTGTTCCAGTGCTCCTTCCCGTACTCCATGGGCTGGCACGGCGCCCCGTTTAACGGCGAAGAGAATCTACACTGGCAGCTGCACGCCCATTTCTATCCGCCGCTGCTGCGCTCTGCGACGGTGCGTAAATTTATGGTGGGCTATGAAATGCTGGCGGAAACCCAGCGTGACCTGACGGCGGAACAGGCGGCAGAACGTCTGCGTGCCGTTAGCGACGTCCACTATCGCGAATCAGGAGTCTAA
- the gpmA gene encoding 2,3-diphosphoglycerate-dependent phosphoglycerate mutase codes for MAITKLVLVRHGESQWNNENRFTGWYDVDLSEKGVSEAKAAGKLLKEEGFSFDFAYTSVLKRAIHTLWNVLDELDQAWLPVEKSWKLNERHYGALQGLNKAETAEKYGDEQVKQWRRGFAITPPELTKDDERYPGHDPRYAKLTDAELPTTESLALTIDRVVPYWNETILPRLKSGERVIIAAHGNSLRALVKYLDNMGEDEILELNIPTGVPLVYEFDENFKPIKHYYLGNAEEIAAKAAAVANQGKAK; via the coding sequence ATGGCTATAACTAAGCTGGTCCTGGTGCGTCACGGCGAAAGCCAGTGGAACAACGAAAACCGCTTTACCGGTTGGTACGACGTTGATCTGTCTGAGAAAGGCGTAAGCGAAGCAAAAGCAGCAGGTAAACTGCTGAAGGAAGAAGGCTTCAGCTTTGATTTTGCTTACACCTCTGTGCTGAAACGTGCCATCCACACCCTGTGGAACGTGCTGGACGAACTGGATCAGGCCTGGCTGCCGGTTGAGAAGTCCTGGAAACTGAACGAACGTCATTACGGTGCGCTGCAGGGCCTGAACAAAGCGGAAACCGCTGAGAAATATGGCGACGAGCAGGTTAAACAGTGGCGTCGCGGCTTCGCAATCACCCCGCCAGAGCTGACCAAAGATGACGAGCGCTACCCGGGCCACGACCCGCGTTACGCGAAGCTGACCGACGCTGAGCTGCCAACCACCGAGAGCCTGGCGCTGACCATCGACCGCGTTGTGCCTTACTGGAACGAAACCATCCTGCCACGCCTGAAAAGCGGCGAGCGCGTGATCATCGCGGCTCACGGTAACTCCCTGCGCGCGCTGGTGAAATACCTGGACAACATGGGTGAAGACGAAATCCTCGAACTGAACATCCCAACTGGCGTACCGCTGGTGTATGAGTTCGACGAAAACTTCAAGCCAATCAAACACTACTATCTGGGTAACGCGGAAGAGATCGCGGCGAAAGCAGCGGCTGTCGCGAACCAGGGTAAAGCGAAGTAA
- a CDS encoding protein YbgS — protein sequence MKMTKLATLFLTATLTLASGSVLAAETGTSDSNGDANAAAAAGQPAPDAKQNIAPNNVDNNQINTGNTNTGGTMLHPNGSGSGTMNHDNMSSDEVHKNSMCKDGKCPDPNDKVGNDANTKTDGTTQ from the coding sequence ATGAAAATGACAAAACTGGCAACCCTCTTCCTGACCGCCACACTTACTCTGGCCAGCGGCAGCGTCCTGGCCGCGGAAACGGGCACATCAGACAGCAACGGGGATGCAAATGCGGCTGCGGCAGCAGGCCAGCCCGCCCCGGATGCGAAACAGAATATCGCCCCGAATAATGTCGACAACAACCAGATCAATACCGGGAACACCAACACCGGCGGCACGATGCTGCATCCCAACGGCAGCGGTTCCGGTACCATGAATCATGACAATATGAGTTCGGATGAGGTTCATAAGAACTCGATGTGTAAGGACGGCAAATGCCCGGACCCTAACGACAAAGTGGGTAACGACGCCAATACCAAAACTGATGGCACCACCCAGTAA
- the galM gene encoding galactose-1-epimerase produces the protein MLNETPTLAPDGLPYRLLTLRNSAGMVVTVMDWGATLLSARVPMPDGSVRETLLGCASPEQYVNQSAYLGASVGRYANRIAKSRFELDGVQYALLPSQGENQLHGGPDGFDKRRWKIVRQNDGEVLFSLDSPDGDQGFPGNLIASARFTLTDDNRIAIEYRATVDKPCPVNLTNHAYFNLDGNQCDVRNHRLQILADAWLPVDEMGIPHQGLKDVSGTSFDFRSAKTIAQDFLSDDDQRKVKGYDHAFLLQAKGDVKQPAAQVWSADEKLQMTVYTTAPALQFYSGNYLGGTTAREHEEYSDWQGLALESEFLPDSPNHPEWPQPDCVLRPGEEYVSVTEYHFIPH, from the coding sequence GTGCTAAACGAAACACCTACCCTTGCACCGGATGGTCTGCCGTATCGCCTGTTAACCCTGCGCAACAGCGCGGGGATGGTCGTTACGGTGATGGACTGGGGTGCTACCCTTCTTTCTGCCCGCGTACCGATGCCGGACGGCAGCGTACGCGAAACCCTGCTGGGCTGCGCCTCGCCTGAGCAGTACGTCAATCAGTCCGCCTATCTGGGCGCGTCCGTTGGGCGCTATGCGAACCGCATCGCGAAGAGCCGTTTTGAGCTCGACGGCGTGCAGTACGCCCTGCTTCCAAGCCAGGGTGAGAACCAGCTGCACGGCGGACCGGACGGATTTGATAAACGCCGCTGGAAGATTGTTCGTCAAAACGACGGGGAAGTGCTGTTCTCGCTGGATTCGCCTGACGGCGATCAGGGCTTCCCGGGGAATCTTATCGCGTCCGCGCGCTTTACGCTGACCGACGACAACCGTATCGCCATTGAATACCGTGCGACGGTCGACAAGCCGTGTCCGGTCAACCTGACCAATCACGCGTACTTTAATCTGGACGGTAACCAGTGCGACGTGCGTAACCACAGGCTGCAGATCCTGGCGGATGCCTGGCTGCCGGTTGACGAGATGGGCATTCCGCATCAGGGCCTCAAAGACGTGAGCGGCACCAGCTTTGACTTCCGCAGCGCGAAAACGATCGCCCAGGATTTCCTGAGCGATGACGATCAGCGCAAGGTGAAAGGCTACGACCACGCGTTCCTGCTACAGGCCAAAGGTGATGTGAAACAACCTGCCGCACAGGTCTGGTCTGCGGATGAGAAGCTGCAGATGACGGTGTATACCACTGCCCCTGCCCTGCAGTTCTACTCAGGTAACTATCTCGGCGGAACGACGGCGCGCGAACACGAAGAGTATAGCGACTGGCAAGGCCTGGCGCTGGAGAGCGAGTTCCTGCCGGACAGCCCGAACCATCCGGAATGGCCGCAGCCGGACTGCGTGCTGCGCCCGGGTGAAGAGTACGTTAGCGTCACAGAGTATCATTTCATTCCGCATTGA
- the aroG gene encoding 3-deoxy-7-phosphoheptulonate synthase AroG, with the protein MNYQNDDLRIKEINELLPPVALLEKFPATENAANTVSHARKAIHKILKGNDDRLLVVIGPCSIHDPAAAKEYAARLLTLREELKDELEIVMRVYFEKPRTTVGWKGLINDPHMDNSFQINDGLRIARKLLLEINDSGLPAAGEFLDMITPQYLADLMSWGAIGARTTESQVHRELASGLSCPVGFKNGTDGTIKVAIDAINAAGAPHCFLSVTKWGHSAIVNTSGNGDCHIILRGGKEPNYSAKHVAEVKVGLEKAGLPPQVMIDFSHANSSKQFKKQMEVGADVCQQIAGGEKAVIGVMIESHLVEGNQNLEGSEPLVYGKSVTDACIGWDDTDTILRQLANAVKARRG; encoded by the coding sequence ATGAATTATCAGAACGACGATTTACGCATTAAAGAGATCAATGAGTTATTACCTCCTGTAGCGCTCCTTGAGAAATTCCCCGCCACTGAAAATGCCGCAAACACGGTTTCTCATGCTCGTAAAGCGATCCATAAGATCCTGAAAGGTAATGACGATCGTCTTCTGGTGGTGATTGGCCCGTGCTCCATTCACGATCCTGCAGCCGCGAAAGAATACGCTGCCCGTCTGCTCACCCTGCGTGAAGAGCTGAAGGACGAGCTTGAAATCGTCATGCGCGTCTATTTTGAAAAACCGCGCACCACCGTGGGCTGGAAAGGGCTGATTAACGACCCGCACATGGACAACAGCTTCCAGATCAACGACGGTCTGCGCATTGCGCGCAAGCTGCTGCTGGAGATCAACGACAGCGGCCTGCCTGCAGCCGGTGAATTCCTGGACATGATTACGCCACAATACCTGGCAGACCTGATGAGCTGGGGCGCAATTGGTGCCCGTACCACTGAATCTCAGGTGCACCGCGAGCTGGCGTCCGGTCTCTCTTGTCCGGTGGGCTTCAAAAACGGCACTGACGGCACCATCAAGGTCGCCATTGACGCTATCAATGCTGCAGGTGCACCGCACTGCTTCCTGTCGGTGACCAAATGGGGTCATTCCGCCATCGTTAACACCAGCGGAAACGGCGACTGTCATATCATTCTGCGCGGCGGCAAAGAGCCGAACTACAGCGCAAAACACGTGGCAGAAGTGAAGGTCGGGCTGGAAAAAGCCGGGCTGCCACCGCAGGTGATGATCGATTTCAGCCACGCCAACTCCAGCAAGCAGTTTAAAAAGCAGATGGAAGTGGGCGCAGACGTCTGTCAGCAGATTGCCGGCGGTGAGAAGGCGGTGATTGGGGTGATGATCGAAAGCCATCTGGTTGAAGGTAACCAGAATCTGGAAGGCAGCGAACCGCTGGTGTATGGCAAAAGCGTGACCGATGCCTGCATCGGCTGGGACGATACCGATACCATCCTGCGTCAGCTGGCGAATGCGGTAAAAGCGCGTCGCGGCTGA
- the galK gene encoding galactokinase gives MSLKDKTQSLFAEKFGYPATHVIQAPGRVNLIGEHTDYNDGFVLPCAIDYQTVISCAKRDDRQVRVIAADYGNETDAFSLDAPIVTHDSQQWSNYVRGVVKHLQKRNKNFGGADLVISGNVPQGAGLSSSASLEVAVGTVFQQLYHLPLDGAQIALNGQEAENQFVGCNCGIMDQLISALGKKEHALLIDCRSLGTKAVPLPKGAAVVIINSNFKRTLVGSEYNTRRQQCETGARFFQQPALRDVTLNEFNKVAHELDPVVARRVRHVLTENARTVEAASALAKGDLKRMGELMAESHASMRDDFEITVPQIDTLVDIVKATIGDKGGVRMTGGGFGGCVVALVPEELVPAVQDAVAKQYEAKTGIKETFYVCKASQGAGQC, from the coding sequence ATGAGTCTGAAAGATAAAACACAATCCCTGTTTGCTGAAAAATTTGGCTACCCTGCCACCCACGTTATCCAGGCCCCTGGCCGCGTCAACCTGATTGGTGAACACACCGACTATAACGACGGTTTCGTCCTGCCGTGCGCCATCGATTACCAGACGGTGATCAGCTGTGCGAAGCGCGACGACCGCCAGGTTCGCGTGATTGCAGCGGATTACGGTAATGAGACGGACGCGTTTTCCCTCGATGCCCCAATCGTGACGCACGACAGCCAGCAGTGGTCAAACTACGTGCGCGGCGTGGTGAAGCATCTACAGAAGCGTAACAAAAACTTTGGCGGCGCAGATTTAGTGATCAGCGGCAACGTGCCGCAGGGCGCGGGCTTAAGCTCCTCTGCGTCTCTGGAAGTCGCGGTGGGTACCGTGTTCCAGCAGCTTTATCATTTACCGCTGGACGGCGCGCAAATCGCCCTGAATGGTCAGGAAGCGGAAAACCAGTTCGTGGGCTGTAACTGCGGCATTATGGACCAGCTGATCTCCGCGCTGGGCAAAAAAGAACACGCGCTGCTGATCGACTGCCGCTCGCTGGGCACTAAAGCCGTTCCCCTGCCAAAAGGCGCGGCTGTGGTAATCATCAACAGCAACTTTAAGCGCACGCTGGTGGGCAGCGAGTACAACACCCGCCGCCAACAGTGCGAAACCGGTGCCCGCTTCTTCCAGCAGCCCGCCCTGCGCGACGTAACGCTCAATGAATTTAACAAAGTGGCGCACGAGCTGGATCCGGTCGTTGCCAGGCGCGTTCGTCACGTGCTGACGGAAAATGCCCGTACCGTTGAAGCCGCCTCCGCGCTGGCGAAAGGCGACCTGAAACGTATGGGTGAGCTGATGGCGGAATCTCACGCCTCCATGCGCGATGACTTTGAAATCACCGTTCCACAGATCGACACCCTGGTGGACATCGTCAAAGCCACCATCGGCGACAAAGGTGGCGTGCGCATGACGGGCGGCGGTTTTGGCGGCTGCGTCGTTGCGCTGGTGCCTGAAGAGCTGGTTCCTGCCGTACAGGATGCCGTGGCGAAGCAGTACGAAGCAAAAACAGGCATCAAAGAAACCTTCTATGTTTGCAAAGCATCACAAGGAGCCGGACAGTGCTAA
- the zitB gene encoding CDF family zinc transporter ZitB produces the protein MAHSHSHSHSPGNDNAKRLMLAFGVTATFMVIEVIGGLVSGSLALLADAGHMLTDAAALLFALLAVQFARRPPNARHTFGWLRLTTLAAFVNAIALVVITVLIVWEAVQRFRHPQPIAGATMMVIAVAGLLANILAFWILHRGSGEKNLNVRAAALHVLGDLLGSVGAIVAALVILYTGWTPVDPILSVLVSCLVLRSAWRLLKESVNELLEGAPASMDIDELKRNLRRSVPEVRNVHHVHVWLVGEKPVMTLHVQVIPPHDHDALLERIQHFLEHHYEIGHSTIQMEYQPCNGPDCHLNEAQSGHSHHHHH, from the coding sequence ATGGCGCACTCCCATTCCCACTCGCATTCTCCCGGCAACGACAACGCTAAACGACTGATGCTGGCCTTTGGCGTCACGGCAACGTTTATGGTTATCGAGGTCATTGGCGGCCTGGTTTCCGGCTCTCTGGCGCTTCTGGCCGATGCCGGACATATGCTGACCGATGCCGCAGCGCTGCTCTTCGCCCTGCTGGCGGTGCAGTTCGCGCGTCGTCCACCAAATGCCCGCCACACATTCGGCTGGCTGAGGCTGACCACCCTGGCCGCGTTTGTTAACGCCATTGCGCTGGTGGTCATTACCGTGCTTATCGTCTGGGAGGCCGTACAGCGCTTCCGGCATCCTCAGCCGATCGCCGGAGCGACCATGATGGTGATTGCCGTGGCAGGGCTGCTGGCGAATATCCTGGCCTTCTGGATTCTGCACCGCGGCAGCGGGGAAAAGAACCTCAACGTGCGCGCGGCGGCGCTGCATGTTCTGGGGGATTTGCTCGGTTCAGTCGGGGCAATTGTCGCCGCGCTGGTGATCCTCTATACCGGCTGGACGCCTGTCGATCCGATTCTGTCCGTGCTGGTGTCGTGTCTGGTCTTACGCAGTGCCTGGCGGCTGTTGAAGGAGAGCGTGAATGAACTGCTTGAAGGGGCACCGGCATCCATGGATATTGATGAGCTGAAGCGCAACCTTCGCCGTTCAGTCCCGGAAGTCCGCAATGTTCATCATGTGCACGTCTGGCTGGTGGGGGAAAAACCGGTCATGACGCTGCACGTCCAGGTGATCCCGCCTCACGACCACGATGCGCTGCTGGAACGCATCCAGCATTTTCTTGAGCATCACTACGAAATTGGCCACTCCACCATCCAGATGGAGTATCAGCCCTGTAACGGGCCGGACTGCCACCTTAACGAGGCGCAGTCCGGACATTCACATCATCATCACCACTAG